From Halotia branconii CENA392, the proteins below share one genomic window:
- a CDS encoding pentapeptide repeat-containing protein — protein sequence MDAEELTRRYNAGERYFPATDLSKTKLIGAYLPGINLWGADLSRANLAKAKLWGADLSRANLAKANLTRANLSGVKLQEANLRGAKLNLSKLYGADLTGACYDDSTSFSQGFDPISRNMKKL from the coding sequence ATGGATGCTGAAGAACTGACACGGCGTTATAACGCAGGAGAAAGGTATTTTCCAGCAACAGACTTAAGTAAAACTAAGTTGATTGGAGCCTATTTGCCTGGAATTAATTTATGGGGAGCCGACTTAAGTAGAGCTAACTTAGCTAAAGCCAAACTTTGGGGAGCTGATTTAAGTAGAGCTAACTTAGCCAAAGCAAACTTAACTAGAGCGAATTTGAGTGGTGTGAAACTACAAGAAGCAAATCTGCGAGGAGCTAAACTTAACCTATCCAAATTGTACGGAGCAGATTTAACTGGTGCTTGCTATGATGACAGCACCAGCTTTTCTCAAGGTTTTGACCCCATCAGCAGAAATATGAAAAAGCTTTAG
- a CDS encoding glucokinase, whose protein sequence is MTLLLAGDTGGTKTILRLVETSDSSGLHTICEEVYLSGDFPDLVPMVQQFLQKAKTPTPQKACFAIAGPVVNNTAKLTNLAWFLDTQRLEQELGIASISLINDFAAVGYGIFGLNKQDLLTLQVGKPKPDAPIAIIGAGTGLGQGFLMKQGNQHQVFPSEGGHADFAPRTELEFQLLKYLLDKHDIQRVSVERVVSGLGIVAIYQFLRDRKIATESPEIAQIIRTWEQEAGQQEKSVDPGAAIGKAALQKSDRLSEQTLQLFIEAYGAEAGNLALKLLPYGGLYVAGGIAPKILPLIQNSNFLLNFTQKGRMRPILEEIPVYIILNPQVGLIGAALCAARL, encoded by the coding sequence ATGACCTTATTATTAGCAGGAGACACTGGCGGCACAAAAACTATTTTACGTTTAGTTGAAACCTCAGATTCATCAGGGTTACATACTATTTGTGAAGAAGTTTATCTTAGTGGTGACTTTCCTGATTTAGTGCCGATGGTGCAGCAGTTTTTGCAAAAAGCTAAAACACCAACACCACAAAAAGCTTGTTTTGCGATCGCTGGGCCAGTGGTTAATAATACCGCCAAGCTGACTAATTTGGCATGGTTCTTAGATACCCAACGCCTCGAACAAGAATTAGGCATCGCCTCAATTTCTTTAATCAATGACTTTGCTGCTGTTGGTTATGGTATTTTTGGTTTAAATAAACAAGACCTACTAACTTTACAAGTTGGCAAACCCAAACCCGATGCCCCTATTGCCATTATTGGTGCTGGTACTGGCTTAGGACAAGGCTTTTTAATGAAACAAGGAAATCAGCATCAAGTTTTTCCCTCCGAAGGTGGACACGCTGATTTTGCCCCCCGTACCGAGTTAGAGTTTCAACTCTTAAAATATCTGCTGGATAAACATGATATCCAGCGTGTTTCTGTAGAACGAGTAGTTTCTGGATTGGGAATTGTCGCAATTTACCAATTTCTGCGCGATCGCAAAATAGCCACCGAATCACCAGAAATTGCCCAAATTATTAGAACTTGGGAACAAGAAGCAGGACAACAAGAAAAAAGTGTTGATCCTGGTGCTGCTATTGGTAAAGCAGCATTACAAAAAAGCGATCGCCTTTCAGAACAAACTTTACAATTATTTATAGAGGCTTACGGTGCAGAAGCCGGAAATCTTGCCCTTAAACTTCTACCCTACGGCGGCTTATACGTTGCCGGTGGCATTGCACCTAAAATACTTCCTTTAATCCAAAACAGCAATTTCCTGCTCAATTTCACTCAAAAAGGTAGAATGCGTCCTATCCTTGAAGAAATACCTGTATATATTATTCTCAATCCCCAAGTGGGGCTAATAGGGGCTGCTTTATGCGCTGCTAGGTTATAA
- a CDS encoding histidine phosphatase family protein: MSQIVWIARHANRLDFVNPDWFLTAERRYDPPLSDDGIIQAQQLAKRLKRERIAHIFASPFLRTVQTANAIAQVLNLPIKLETGLSEWLNPAWMTEEPERLSVWALAELFPRIDTSYTSRIAAKYPETHEKVRERSGQAARCLSTEFFPHDILLVGHGASVLGGAMGLVGEIAKTEVKASLCSLVKVVRQDPEWLLELKGDTSHLTHIEEVIRFN; encoded by the coding sequence ATGAGTCAAATAGTCTGGATCGCAAGACACGCCAACCGCCTCGACTTTGTAAATCCTGATTGGTTTCTCACCGCAGAACGACGCTACGATCCACCTTTGTCTGATGACGGAATTATCCAAGCACAGCAGTTAGCTAAACGCTTAAAAAGAGAACGAATTGCCCATATTTTCGCTTCTCCTTTCTTGCGGACAGTACAAACAGCCAATGCGATCGCCCAAGTGCTAAATTTACCCATTAAATTAGAAACAGGCTTAAGTGAATGGCTTAACCCTGCTTGGATGACAGAGGAACCAGAAAGACTGTCAGTTTGGGCGCTAGCAGAATTATTCCCCAGAATTGATACTAGCTACACCTCACGTATCGCGGCTAAATATCCTGAAACTCACGAAAAAGTGCGCGAACGTTCTGGGCAAGCCGCTAGATGTTTATCTACAGAGTTCTTCCCACACGATATTCTACTTGTAGGACATGGTGCTTCCGTATTAGGTGGGGCAATGGGGTTAGTAGGGGAAATTGCCAAAACAGAAGTTAAGGCTTCCCTGTGTTCCTTAGTAAAAGTCGTGCGTCAAGATCCAGAATGGTTGCTAGAACTAAAAGGTGACACTTCCCATTTGACTCATATAGAAGAAGTAATTCGATTTAACTAA
- a CDS encoding DUF1772 domain-containing protein — protein MALKVFQLLAVILMGVQLGVSYAHFMQMPGKLSLPLDCYILVQNQVISYKVKLSFIEIPSLISAGLATILIRRQRKSFWLTLVGLACMILMLIVWALFIQPLNQQIDNWTLLTAPTNWSTLRYQWHFYHLIRLGISFIGMAALTASLLFDKAKSRV, from the coding sequence ATGGCACTCAAAGTTTTTCAGCTACTAGCAGTTATTTTAATGGGCGTACAGTTGGGCGTTTCTTACGCACACTTTATGCAGATGCCAGGAAAGTTATCATTGCCTCTTGATTGCTACATCTTGGTACAAAATCAAGTAATTAGCTATAAAGTCAAATTATCTTTCATTGAGATTCCATCTCTCATTTCTGCTGGGCTAGCAACTATTTTAATTCGTCGCCAGCGAAAGTCTTTTTGGCTAACTTTAGTTGGATTAGCTTGTATGATTTTGATGTTGATTGTTTGGGCATTATTTATTCAACCACTCAATCAGCAAATTGATAATTGGACTTTGCTCACTGCTCCCACTAATTGGTCTACTCTTCGTTATCAGTGGCATTTTTATCATTTAATTCGTCTGGGAATATCATTTATAGGAATGGCAGCACTTACCGCTTCATTATTATTTGATAAAGCCAAGTCTCGCGTATAA
- a CDS encoding SAM-dependent methyltransferase: MVFKLENVIPWGRSMKEYVKMFNLTPEELKLNILDCAGGPASFNAEMTLQGYKVISCDPIYQFTADEISKRIEDTYETVVEGVKANQEYYIWQDIQSPEQMGAIRMAAMQQFLADFPIGIIEKRYIKDELPILPFVTNQFDLALCSHLLFTYSDNFLEAFHLSSILEMCRVAKEVRVFPLLNISGETSPWLNPVINELKKQGYSVEIKKVPYEFQKNGNQMLRVNSDR, encoded by the coding sequence ATGGTTTTTAAACTGGAAAACGTTATTCCTTGGGGGCGTTCGATGAAGGAATACGTCAAAATGTTTAATTTAACTCCTGAAGAACTCAAATTAAATATACTTGATTGTGCTGGTGGGCCTGCTAGTTTCAACGCAGAAATGACACTTCAAGGCTATAAAGTTATTTCTTGCGATCCAATTTATCAATTTACAGCCGATGAAATTAGTAAACGGATTGAAGATACTTATGAAACAGTCGTCGAAGGTGTTAAAGCCAATCAAGAATATTATATTTGGCAAGATATCCAGTCGCCAGAACAAATGGGCGCAATTCGCATGGCGGCAATGCAGCAATTTTTGGCGGATTTTCCTATAGGAATTATAGAAAAACGCTATATAAAAGATGAACTACCTATATTACCGTTTGTCACAAATCAGTTTGATTTAGCTTTATGTTCCCACTTATTATTTACTTATTCCGATAACTTTTTAGAAGCATTTCATTTATCATCAATTTTAGAAATGTGCAGAGTTGCTAAGGAAGTACGGGTTTTTCCATTATTGAATATATCAGGTGAAACATCGCCTTGGTTAAATCCAGTAATTAATGAATTAAAAAAGCAAGGATATTCAGTAGAAATTAAAAAAGTCCCTTACGAATTTCAGAAAAATGGCAATCAAATGTTACGTGTAAATTCAGATAGATGA